The proteins below come from a single Triticum aestivum cultivar Chinese Spring chromosome 5D, IWGSC CS RefSeq v2.1, whole genome shotgun sequence genomic window:
- the LOC123125650 gene encoding protein PELPK1 — MASNASMLAVFMACALLLAGSTCHAARNLADTTPAAAAPAASAVPGLPAVPTDTVTLMPPMPSVTLPTVPQVTLPPMPSIVVPKAVLPPMPKVTLPTVPQVTMAPMPAIVVPKVTLPPLPFVPNVNVPMPFAAPPPSA; from the coding sequence ATGGCTTCCAACGCGAGCATGTTGGCCGTGTTCATGGCGTGCGCGCTCCTCCTCGCCGGCAGCACGTGCCACGCCGCCCGCAACCTGGCCGACACTACGCCGGCGGCTGCCGCTCCGGCTGCTAGCGCCGTCCCTGGCCTGCCTGCCGTGCCAACGGACACGGTCACCCTGATGCCACCAATGCCGTCGGTCACCCTGCCCACCGTGCCGCAGGTGACGCTGCCGCCCATGCCCTCCATCGTCGTGCCCAAGGCGGTCCTCCCACCCATGCCCAAGGTCACCCTCCCCACCGTGCCGCAGGTGACGATGGCGCCGATGCCCGCGATTGTCGTGCCCAAGGTGACCCTGCCGCCGTTGCCGTTCGTCCCGAATGTGAACGTGCCTATGCCGTTCGCGGCACCGCCCCCGTCAGCGTAG